The genomic stretch ATATACTTCCAATTTTGTTACAAATTAACaaccataattaattcaaatttaaataaaagaaaattaaattgaATATCTAATATTTAATTTCCTAATTGAGTGAAGTTGACCAATCAACTTTGAATACCTGATTTATTGACCACTaaaaatatctctaaattattTCCAATTAATTCTCTGCAATTTTGATTCTACAACCCAGCTCGAGCACCTTTGTTGTTCGTGAGACTGGCTTTCGGATGTGTTGAAAACATGCATAACAATAAAATTCTCATAGGTTTTGTTTTAGTTATAAATTTTAATATACATCAATTGTTGTTCATATCTGAATTGATGTCAATCATACCAATTGAAAATAGATCAAGAAAACAAAGCATGACacaaaaatacccaaaaaaaaattcataccctaataaaattaagaaaacaattATATACAAAAAACCTTTGACTAATTATTGTTATTTCAACAATCAATCGGGATTTTGATACTTGAATCCATACTTATAAATTATCAATCGAATCTTGTTCTTACATTATTTAAGCTTATAATTATATATTGatattacaaaaatcaaaacaattAATGTTAggtatctaaaaaaaaaatacacaatcTATAAATGCCAATCGTTTATATTTAGAACTAAACTTACCTTTGTAGTGTTAGTGATGGTATTGTTGAGTGCAGTGAATATGATATCTCTTGAGCTTGCTCAGTAGGCTTCTCTAGTTGATACAAGGAAGGCTTTGGAGGCATTTGTAGACATTCAGATTCTCCTTCAAGCATTTCAATGACTTTGTTCATTGTAGGGCGATCACTTGGCTTTAGTTGTATGCACCATAATGCTACTATAATCATCttctttgtaatttttgaatCAACCTCATCTATATCTGATATGTTTATTTCTATACTTTTTCCCTTACTTAATTGATCATGCACCCATGAAGGAAAATAAATTTGGCTAGTATTTTCTGCAACTGCATTTaaattttttcttttacttgccATTTCCATCAATAACATCCCAAAACTATACACATCAGCTTTATTAGAAACTCCTccaatatttttgtaaaatagcTCTGGCGCTATGTATCCTAGTGTTCCTCTGGCAGCAGTTAACGACacattattattatctaatggaCACAGTCTTGCTAATCCAAAATCAGAAACTTTTGGAATAAAATTTTCATCCAAAAGAATG from Humulus lupulus chromosome 5, drHumLupu1.1, whole genome shotgun sequence encodes the following:
- the LOC133834520 gene encoding rust resistance kinase Lr10-like; translation: MTQNFKIKLGEGGYGSVFKGKLRSGRIVAVKILSKSKGNGQDFINEISTIGRIHHVNVVHLIGFCVHSSKHALVYDFMANGSLEKYIFSQGITTLSCKKIFEISLGVARGIEYMHQGCFMQILHFDIKPHNILLDENFIPKVSDFGLARLCPLDNNNVSLTAARGTLGYIAPELFYKNIGGVSNKADVYSFGMLLMEMASKRKNLNAVAENTSQIYFPSWVHDQLSKGKSIEINISDIDEVDSKITKKMIIVALWCIQLKPSDRPTMNKVIEMLEGESECLQMPPKPSLYQLEKPTEQAQEISYSLHSTIPSLTLQRSVL